The Acidimicrobiales bacterium DNA segment AGTGTTATTGCCTGCGACGGCACGGCCCAAGGGGTGACCTTGCTCTCGCCGGCGACAGTAGAAAAGATTTTCGAAGTTCAAACTGATGGTTATGACCCGATCCTCGGCGGGCCGATCCGGTACGGCCTCGGCTTCGGACTACGAAATGACACCACACCGATCAGTCCGAACGACCGGGCCTGCTTCTGGGGTGGGTGGGGCGGATCGTTGGCCGTCATCGACGTGGAGGCCCGCATGTCAGTGGCCTATGCGATGAACCAAATGTCACCCAATACGCTCGGCGACGGTCGGGCTGGCCGGATCCTGATGGCTGCCCACGCGGCCCTCCTGTAACTCCCCAGCTGAACCATCGGCGCCCCAACACTTGGGCCGTTTGCCGCAATGATTGGTTGAGATCCAGGAGGAAAGCAGATGTCCGAGACACGTGCTGCATGGGCTGAGTTGCTCGAGGTGTTGGCCGAGGCCGGTGAACGGTTTGCCGGCAAGGAGTGGATGGTGGTCGACGACCGCGATGTCGCCGAGGGCCACCGCACTATCGCCCACATTCTCCAGTCGGGACTGGTAAGCCACGCCGAGTTCGATCCGGAACGACCGGTGTGGCGCCGTATCGTGACGCCGACCCGCAAGTTCAGTGGCGACAATGCCGATGCCATCTACTTTGAGGCCCCGATCCGGGGCGACTGCACCTACCGGATCACTGGCAACTTGACCCAAGCGGTGTACACGGCGTTCACAGTGGAGGCCGGCGCCAACGACGGCTCGTACCCGGACCGCACCGACGGGATGCTCAACGACACACAGTTTGACGTTGCCGCCGACGGCTCCTACGAAATCACCCTCGGAGGTGAGCCCCAAGACCGGAATTGGTTGAGGCTGTCGGCCGATGCCGGCCGCCTCACCAGCCGCCACTACTTCGAGTGGGAGTCCTCGGCCGCCGGCGCCGATCTCCACCTACCGCTGACTATCGCAAACCTCAACCCACCCGACGAACCGCCGCCACCCTGGGACGACGACCTAGTGGCTGCTGCCATCAGACGGGTAGCCAACCATGTAAGAAGTAAGACCATCGACGGTCCCCAGCGGGCCGGACGAGCCGCGCCACCCGACTGGGTGGGCCAAATCCCCAATGAATTTCCGGTGCCTCAGGAACCCGGCGATGTCGCTCTATCGGCCGCTGACGCGCACTACTCGCTTAGTCGCTGGCTCCTTGGGCCAGATGAAGCGCTGGTTATCACCGGCCGGTGGCCCGTGTGTCGTTATGCCAGCGTCTGCGCCTGGAACCGGTTCCAACAGACCCTTGACTACGTGAATCGGCCGGTGAGTAGGAACAGGGCCACTACTGCCCTCGAAGCCGACGGCTCGTTCCGTATGGTCGTGGCCCACGCCGACCCCGGCATCCCCAACTGGATCGACACCGAGGGTCGGGCTTCTGGGACCCTGTTCTTCCGCTTCTTTCTGGCAGAGGGCGACATCGACCCCCTGGGCGCCGAAGTGGTCCCGTTCGCCGAGATAGGGACTTGACTCTGTCATCCCTCCCCTGAGGGGGCGGGCGTCACCAGCGCCCCAAGGTTTCTCTCAGTGATGGTTGACGCAGCCTTGGCACTCACGGTGGTGGCACTGAGGAGTCGGGTATCCATGAACCATGGAATCCGTCCGGGACCCTGCGGGGGAGGTGTACCCGGGCCACCGGCGGACTTGCTAGATCACCTCCGTCGAGGACCACTAGTTCTGCGGGGCCACCGGCCCGGTCGTTGACGCATACCAGCACCCAGACGTCGTCCTCGGTGGTCGAGCCATCCTTGGGGATGACCACTGGTTCGGCTCCGTAACGTCCCTTGCCGTGATCGTGAATGACCGAAGTGCCGGTCTCCACGTCGATCCGGGTGGTCGGTCCCAGCGTCAGGCCGTCCGCTGTGTACGCATACCGGTAGGGCCTGGTGACGACCCGTGGGTCGTGGGCTGGAAACTCGTGGTGGCCGTCAACGAGAGGCTTCTCGGTTACCCGCCGGGTCGTCGAATCCACCGTCCACCGAGCCAGTGTCGGGGCGCTGTCACCTATCGGGCCTCGTCGATCCTGATCAAACATCGAGTCGTACCGGCATACGTCGACCACCACGCCACCATCTCCGGTGTCGTAAGCGTTGACAGGGTGGAATACATAAGCCTGTGGGGCTTCGCACCACACCACCTCGTCGGCCGTACCAGCACGAGGCAGGACGCCGACCCGAGCCGGGTGATTTGGGTTCCAGGAGAACGGGAAGGGTGAACCACCGACGGCCATATCAAGGTCGAGGCATACCGGAAGGTCGTAGATGAGGACGTTTGTCTCGGTCAGCGACATGTCGTGGACCATGGGCATTCCGTCGACGGGAACGTCGGTCACCGAGGACACCGTTCCTTCTGGACCGACGACCACATGCTGTACCCGGTCTGGAAGGTCGGGGTACGCGTAGCAGACGCCGTGTAACTCAC contains these protein-coding regions:
- a CDS encoding DUF1214 domain-containing protein — protein: MSETRAAWAELLEVLAEAGERFAGKEWMVVDDRDVAEGHRTIAHILQSGLVSHAEFDPERPVWRRIVTPTRKFSGDNADAIYFEAPIRGDCTYRITGNLTQAVYTAFTVEAGANDGSYPDRTDGMLNDTQFDVAADGSYEITLGGEPQDRNWLRLSADAGRLTSRHYFEWESSAAGADLHLPLTIANLNPPDEPPPPWDDDLVAAAIRRVANHVRSKTIDGPQRAGRAAPPDWVGQIPNEFPVPQEPGDVALSAADAHYSLSRWLLGPDEALVITGRWPVCRYASVCAWNRFQQTLDYVNRPVSRNRATTALEADGSFRMVVAHADPGIPNWIDTEGRASGTLFFRFFLAEGDIDPLGAEVVPFAEIGT
- a CDS encoding carotenoid oxygenase family protein, with amino-acid sequence MVGDNPYLEGALAPVLDEVLALDLPVTGTLPEELEGRWLRNGPNPLGPTDPATHHWFLGDGMVHGVRLCGGRAEWYRNRWVRGPRVAEALGEPRPAGTSFGDRDFGPNTSVGGFAGKTWAMVEAGTTPMTLTYELDTIDYDDFEGSLPAGFTAHPKFDPTTGELHGVCYAYPDLPDRVQHVVVGPEGTVSSVTDVPVDGMPMVHDMSLTETNVLIYDLPVCLDLDMAVGGSPFPFSWNPNHPARVGVLPRAGTADEVVWCEAPQAYVFHPVNAYDTGDGGVVVDVCRYDSMFDQDRRGPIGDSAPTLARWTVDSTTRRVTEKPLVDGHHEFPAHDPRVVTRPYRYAYTADGLTLGPTTRIDVETGTSVIHDHGKGRYGAEPVVIPKDGSTTEDDVWVLVCVNDRAGGPAELVVLDGGDLASPPVARVHLPRRVPDGFHGSWIPDSSVPPP